A stretch of Campylobacter gracilis DNA encodes these proteins:
- the mrdA gene encoding penicillin-binding protein 2 codes for MRLKFVFAFVILFFSMLLVRIYYLSIKSNEFYEQVAKNNVISTEYIPPVRGQILDAKGRPLAINNLGFSLSIAPHLKDAALQSELNNISRYFKDLNVTAMSKSYKDANSAYNQDFIEVVPFLDYNVTIQHFASLSLHENIKISPASQRFYPYGALASHIIGYVGRANKKDIQSNPLSALTGYNGRSGVEGYYNELLQGSKGERKTKVTALNQVVEEISMQEPSSSEISLTIDLELQKYLEEIFKDKDGVAIVMDLRDGAIIAAGSFPEYDLNTFVGGISQAQWDELIKDPRHPFTNKLVNGLYPPGSVIKMAVGMSFLNSGKINENWSVFCSGAIELGGRKFRCWKSWGHGRVSLVEAIKGSCDVYFYEGSLLVGIDYMSAYLQRLGFGSKTGVDLPNEFVGTMPNKAWKMQKFKRAWYQGETVNASIGQGDVLVTPMQVAKNTAQIAAGKAITPHFLKSIDGKPVEFTPTELFTPKEKAQLPLVRRGMYEVGNNPDGGTAYKLIHTAVVPLAVKTGTAQVVGISQTAKKRIKEADMDYFHRSHAWMTSFGPYDKPQYAVTVLVEHGGGGGSAAGPVIMQIYEKLVQMGYIDANATTNKDSAKKTK; via the coding sequence CGAATACATCCCGCCGGTGCGCGGTCAAATTTTAGACGCCAAAGGCCGCCCGCTCGCGATAAATAATCTCGGCTTTTCTCTATCGATCGCGCCGCATCTAAAGGACGCCGCGCTGCAAAGCGAGCTAAATAACATCTCCCGCTACTTCAAAGATCTCAACGTCACCGCGATGAGCAAGAGCTACAAGGACGCGAATTCCGCTTATAATCAAGACTTCATCGAAGTCGTGCCGTTTTTGGACTACAACGTCACGATACAGCATTTTGCAAGCTTGAGCCTGCACGAAAATATTAAAATTTCGCCCGCTTCGCAGCGCTTCTACCCTTACGGCGCGCTAGCTTCGCACATCATCGGCTACGTAGGCCGCGCAAATAAAAAGGATATCCAAAGCAACCCCCTAAGCGCGCTTACCGGATACAACGGCAGAAGCGGCGTCGAGGGGTATTATAACGAGCTTTTGCAGGGCAGCAAGGGCGAGCGCAAGACGAAGGTTACGGCGCTAAATCAGGTCGTAGAGGAGATCTCGATGCAAGAGCCCAGCAGCAGCGAAATTTCGCTTACCATCGATCTTGAGCTACAAAAATACCTCGAGGAAATTTTTAAAGATAAAGACGGCGTAGCGATTGTGATGGATCTGCGCGACGGCGCTATTATCGCGGCGGGCAGCTTCCCCGAGTACGATCTAAACACCTTCGTGGGCGGAATTTCACAGGCGCAGTGGGACGAGCTGATAAAAGACCCGCGCCATCCGTTTACAAATAAGCTCGTAAATGGCCTCTATCCGCCGGGCTCCGTAATTAAAATGGCTGTAGGGATGAGCTTTTTAAACAGCGGCAAGATCAACGAGAACTGGAGCGTGTTTTGCAGCGGCGCGATAGAGCTAGGGGGGCGTAAATTTCGCTGCTGGAAGAGCTGGGGTCACGGCCGCGTGAGCTTAGTAGAAGCGATTAAAGGCAGCTGCGACGTGTATTTTTACGAAGGCTCGCTGCTAGTGGGGATCGACTATATGTCCGCGTATCTGCAGCGTCTGGGGTTTGGTAGTAAAACAGGCGTCGATCTACCCAATGAGTTTGTAGGCACGATGCCTAATAAGGCCTGGAAAATGCAGAAATTTAAGCGCGCGTGGTATCAGGGTGAGACGGTCAATGCTTCGATCGGTCAGGGCGACGTGCTCGTCACCCCTATGCAGGTAGCTAAAAACACCGCGCAGATCGCCGCAGGCAAGGCTATCACGCCGCATTTTTTAAAAAGCATCGACGGCAAGCCGGTGGAATTTACCCCTACCGAGCTTTTCACGCCGAAAGAAAAGGCTCAGTTGCCCCTCGTGAGGCGCGGGATGTATGAGGTCGGTAACAACCCCGACGGAGGCACCGCCTATAAGCTCATCCATACCGCAGTAGTGCCTCTAGCGGTCAAGACCGGCACCGCGCAGGTCGTGGGCATCTCGCAGACTGCCAAAAAGCGAATAAAAGAAGCCGATATGGACTACTTCCACCGCTCGCACGCCTGGATGACGAGCTTTGGGCCGTACGACAAGCCGCAATACGCCGTAACAGTACTCGTAGAACACGGCGGCGGAGGCGGAAGCGCAGCAGGTCCCGTGATAATGCAAATCTACGAAAAGCTCGTCCAGATGGGCTACATCGACGCCAACGCAACGACTAACAAAGACAGCGCAAAGAAAACGAAGTAA